ACATTATCAGGTATAACGCAGTCTACTGTAGATAATATTATGAAAGGGAAAACCAAAAACCCTAAGTTAAAAACATTGCATAAATTAGCTACAGGGCTTGATATGACGGTTTCTGAACTATTGGATTTTCCAGAGATGAATAATACTATGTTTGATGATGAATAATTATGCTCAGTGAAGCTACGATCTTTATGAATCGTATTTTTGTTATTTTGAACTAAAAAATAATTTTGTGTTATAATTAAGAAGAAATAATTGTCAATTTATTTATTTTGTGAGAGTACAATAAGGATGTAAAAATAAGTTAAATGCATGGAATAGTGATATTTGGACTAAAGAACGTTTTAGAAGGTGATGTACCAAATAGAACTAGACAAGATATATCTGAGCATAGGCAAAGAATTATAGGTTTTTGCTAGTTATTTGATTTTTGTTTACGCGGTTGATGGATGGTAAAAAATAAATGAAACATGTTTATTGCAAAGCAAACTCTCTCTAAGGTTATAAAAATCCGTATAATTCAATCAGATAAAAATAATATTTTCTTTGTTGAGTAAAAACTTATAAATTAATCTATCTAAATACAAGAATGGAGCGATTTTATGGGAACAAATAAAGCAAGAATTGATAAATCTATTAAAATGATTCTTGAAGGAAAGACCATTGATGAGGCTAAATTAAGTATTCCAGAAATAACAAGTACAATGAAAAGTAATTTTATTGATAAAGAAGTTTCTGAACAAGCTTATCAGAGCATTGTCGGCGTTGTAGGTGGGAAACTTTCAAAAATTTATGAATTAGACGAAGATGAGTACGAAGAAATAGCAAATGATCTTTTTAAAAGAGAACAATGGGTAAATGAAGTGATGGAATTAGTTGAAGACGATAGCGATAGTGAAATGTCTGATGTCTTATTGAAAGCGTTACGAATCTCTTTAGGGGAGACTGTCAAAGAGGAAAGAGATGAAACCTATTTTGTAGAAAAATTGTTATACCAAATTGTGTTTTTATCCTTAGCAAACACAATGCAAGGAGCTTTAGAAAGTTTGGATGAGGGGATAACTATTCTGCAAATTAGAAAAGAATTCATTAAACCTCTTGCTGATAAACTATTTGAGGACGATGTGAGAGAAAATATTTCTAAATTGGTTGAAGGAAAAATAACTTTAGCTACAATAAATGAGCAGATTGCTAACAAGCTTAAAAACTTTGGTGGTTTTTAATGGACACAAATCTCTATTTTCGAAATTTTATAAACGAAGCCACAGATTATCCTTATATGAGCGAAGATGAGCGTTGTAAAGCTTGTGATATTGTCAATGTAATGCTTGCGGCATTCGATGGAGATATATCTACAGGTGGGAACGCAAATAATAAAAATTCTAGGAAGGTATCTGTAACAGCAAAAGTATATGATGTTGAGAAATGGAATAAATCTAATGGAAAATTAGTTGAATTGCTTAATTGGGTATCAGGGGATTCATTCAGTGTTTTTTTTGAAAAAAACGAAGAAATATTTGATACTTTTCTGTTAGAAATTCCTAGTTCTCAAAAGCAGTGTATCACACTTTTTTCAGGAGGATTAGATTCTCTTGCAGGAGCTTACTATAATTTCTCAAATAATATTTCAAGTGATTATGTAGGATATGTCAATAAATCAGAAGAGAGAACACATCAAATTCAATTGCAATCTTTTTACAGCCAAATTTTTTCTGCTGGTGGAAGTGAGATTGATATTAGGAATAAATATCAAAAGCCAAAAACATTCTATTTTCAGTCTACGCGATCTTTATTGTATCTTTCTTTAGCTATATCTAGAGCAATATCCAATGCTACAAAAGAGATTAGAATGTATGAAAATGGGATATTATCTCTTAATCCAGAATTAGGAAGATATACTACCAAAACTACTCATCCTAAGACGATATTTCTTTATAATGAACTCCTTATGTCGCTTGGCTATGATATTAGAATTTTAAATAAGTTTGAGTATCAAACGAAAGGTGAAACTATTGCCAATATGAATTTTGAATTTAAATCACAAATAAAAAATACATTTACTTGTGGAAAAAGCCGAGCTGGAAGAGATTATAATCACAAAGGGCAATGTGGTACTTGTATCCCATGCATATTGAGAAAAATATCTTTGGCATCGCATGACAATGAGTCCTATGATACAGAGTATTTCGTTGGGTATAAAGATGCTATTTCTGCACCAAAGAATTATTTGACGGATTACATTAATAATTTGGGATATTTTGAAGCATATGTTGAAGCTATTAAAAAAGATGAAATCTTTGGTGAAATATCTAATAACAAACCGAAATTTCATGAGGATGAAAATTACTTGCAAAAGCAAAAAATAATGTTTGATAAATTTGTCTCGGAATACGAAAGGTTTATTGATAAATATGGGATACGTTGATTTGCATGTTCACATTGATTTTTATTCAAAACCATTAGAGTTAGCTAATCAATACGAAAATTTGAAAATATATGCTATTTTTGTCACCTACTTGCCAGAAATATTCTTAAAAACTCGATATGAGTATGAAAACTATAAATATGTCCGGATGGCATTAGGATTTCATCCAGACATGGTGGGAGAATACACTTTTGATAAAAATGAGTTTGAAAAAGGATTGAAGTATACTAGATATATTGGAGAAGTAGGACTTGATTTTTCTGGATCAAATCAACAATTCAAAAAAGCGCAAGTTGAAATATTTGAAAAAATAACTAGTCCTAATTATAACAAAGGTAATATTTACTCAATTCATTCTAGAAAAGCAGAAGCAGAAGTTCTTGAGATATTAAAAAAAAATAATGTGAAAAATGCAATTTTTCATTGGTATACTGGTGGAAAAAAAACATTGAAAGATATTGCAGCATCGGGGTATTTTTTTTCTGTGAATCATAAAATGCTCACTTCAAAAAGTGGGATGGAAATTATTCGAATTATTCCCAAGTCTCAACTATTGTTTGAAACTGATGGTCCATTTGCAAGAAAAGATAAAAAGATTGTTTATCCACGAGACTTAAAAGAGATTTATGAAGACTTTGAGGAGGTAATCCCAGATTTTGAGAAGATAGTTTTTTCTAATTTTAAAAGATTGTTATTTCAGAAGGATATTGATCGAATTAAATGAGATTAGAATTTGGGAAGGAGTGATCATTGTGGACTATACTGGGCTTGTCAAAGCTATTTCAGAACTTCATAATGTTCCAAAAATGGACAAGGAATATGAACTTTACTATGATGAAACTAATAACTCACGTATTTTTCGTTTAACAGATGAAGGGTTTAATTTTAATGAGAAAGCATATTTTCTATTAGGAGGGCTCGCATTTGAGAAAGGAAAACGTCCAAGCAAGGAGAGTTTAGAGAGTCTCGTGGAAAAATTGAGAGTTCAGCAGAACTCTACGGAAATAAAATTTAAGCATATTCAGCAGAAAGCTAAAGTCTTTTTGGAATTGATTTCTAAAAAACGTACTAAAGATTTTATTGAGTGGTTGTATGATAATAAATGTTGGGTTCATTATTCTTATAGAGATAATTTTTATTATAGCATAGTTGATATTATAGATTCTCTTGAAAAATCTTCTTTTGGAGGTTTCGAGTTTAATAGAGAGCTGAAAAGTACTTTATATGACTGTATTGCTAAGGATAAAGATTGGTTTATTCAGTTGATGATCTACTTTGACTATCCTAATGTGAAAGATCATAATCAATTTATTGACGAGATGTTGAAATGGTTCGAGAGAATAAATCCCGATGGATATGATTTTAATATTGAATATCTAAGACAAAGTATGAACAGCCATAGAAAGGACATTCTGATATTCCTAGAAGGTAATAAAGATAGGGTTATGATTGAAAATTACGCAGATATTTATAGAAATTCAATTCTTACTTTTTATAATTCTTTTCATGTGTTCGATGAGGAATTAGAAATACAAAAAAGTTTGGATAAGGATACAATTGAAGTATTCGGGAAAAAAGTTTCATACGAATTTGTTAAATCAGAAAATTCAATATTTGTTCAATTATCAGATTTAATTATAGGGGTTCTAAGAATGTGGATGGCATTTTTAGAAAGTCACTCTATTTTTGAGTTAAAAGAATTATTCTCAAATTTGACAATTGCGCAAAAGCAAACCACGATTCAGTTTCAGAGCTTAATGTACAATTCGCTTTTAGAAAGTTTTGGTTTCAAACATGGTTCTGGTAGCAATCAATTTGAAGAGAAAATAAACTATTTTATGGAATATAATTTTTGATATATAGAAAATATATGTAGTACTTATTTCAGCTCGTATATGTTTGTTTAAAAAGTTGACACCATTGATTTTAAATTTATTAAAATTCAATGGAATTTTGAAATATGAACAAGGCTTGAAAAAAGCGCATAAAGCTAGTCAGTCCCCAAAACCTAAAGAACGGCTTCATGTCAGTACTTTCAGGTATTTCATAATTCGCTTTGTGAAACATTTTTTGAGTTGACATTACTCCATTCTACATCTTTTTTAGATAATTTACGATAGAAAATTTTACCAATGGGTATTTGAATAACATTCAGTGTAGTCACGTAATATTTTACATATATTGTCCTAATCTATAAAATTATTTTTTATATTCAATACTTTTTTGATTTTTTAAAATGTTTAGCTCTAAGCCAGTTTTTCTAATCTATATACATCCTGTTAAATATAAACGATATTATCTTGGCTGTCCGAACCTTTGTTGAGTGGGTTAATACTGTTCTAGGACAAGTAATCGATCGATTGTGTTTGTGAGCCAGTTTATTTAACAGGATGTATGTATGAAGAATTAAATTGAAATACAAGAATATTTTGATAGAATTTAAATCTTTATATAGTTGAGAATATATTAAGTGAAATATTGATATAATTTTTGAGCTATATTTGAGGTGATAGTATTCGAAGGAGACACCTGATGAAAATAAATAAGCTGATTTTAAAAAGGATTTTTTTTAATTTTGTACTTAGCTATTTACCATTGATAATGTATTTAGTATTTTTATTGATTATACCAAGAAATAGGGAGTTCGATCCTACTGCAATTCTTTTTGCTGCAATTACAAGTTCTATTTCTAACATAGGTGGATTATCTTTCAGAATTGATAAGACGGGTGAGCTAAAAGCGAAGCCTTTACCATTTCTGATAACAATTATTTTTAGCCCTATTCTGATTTTGGACTTTTTTGAGGAATTTTCATTCAAATACAATACCTTTTTGCTATTATTAGCAATTGTACTCTGCATAATAAACTTTGTTTATCAATTTTTTTCCGAAGTAGAAATCCATAAAAAGGAAATTAATGAGGAAGAAATGTTGGCGGAATTAAAAGAAAATGCTGAGACACTTAGGATGAAGAGTGAAAAAACAACAGAAGTTAACGTTTCAGGGAAGAACATAAAACTATAGAAAGGGTTATAATAATGAATTTTAATAAAAGAAAATTATTAGTATTTCCATTGGGACAACCAATTGGTAACTTTTATACAACTACAATGAAATCCGATGAGTTATATAGCCTCTCTAAAGCCGATATCATGAGAATTGCGGAGGACGAGATAGATGGGTTATTGTACGACGGTGTTCAAAGAGAGCTCAATCAGAAAAAGGTAAAGAAAATCGTAAAATATCTTTCACAACCTGATGCCACATTTCCGAATTCGATCATTCTCAATTTGAATATGAACTATTTTATTAAATCCTACGAAGAGAATGAGAAGAACTATATTGAATTTATAAAAGATGAGAACACATTTTCTATTATTGATGGTCAA
The DNA window shown above is from Enterococcus sp. 4G2_DIV0659 and carries:
- a CDS encoding TatD family hydrolase, translated to MHVHIDFYSKPLELANQYENLKIYAIFVTYLPEIFLKTRYEYENYKYVRMALGFHPDMVGEYTFDKNEFEKGLKYTRYIGEVGLDFSGSNQQFKKAQVEIFEKITSPNYNKGNIYSIHSRKAEAEVLEILKKNNVKNAIFHWYTGGKKTLKDIAASGYFFSVNHKMLTSKSGMEIIRIIPKSQLLFETDGPFARKDKKIVYPRDLKEIYEDFEEVIPDFEKIVFSNFKRLLFQKDIDRIK
- a CDS encoding DUF3800 domain-containing protein, whose product is MDYTGLVKAISELHNVPKMDKEYELYYDETNNSRIFRLTDEGFNFNEKAYFLLGGLAFEKGKRPSKESLESLVEKLRVQQNSTEIKFKHIQQKAKVFLELISKKRTKDFIEWLYDNKCWVHYSYRDNFYYSIVDIIDSLEKSSFGGFEFNRELKSTLYDCIAKDKDWFIQLMIYFDYPNVKDHNQFIDEMLKWFERINPDGYDFNIEYLRQSMNSHRKDILIFLEGNKDRVMIENYADIYRNSILTFYNSFHVFDEELEIQKSLDKDTIEVFGKKVSYEFVKSENSIFVQLSDLIIGVLRMWMAFLESHSIFELKELFSNLTIAQKQTTIQFQSLMYNSLLESFGFKHGSGSNQFEEKINYFMEYNF
- a CDS encoding helix-turn-helix domain-containing protein, coding for MTYSDVIRLRLKNLCAEKNISINKLATLSGITQSTVDNIMKGKTKNPKLKTLHKLATGLDMTVSELLDFPEMNNTMFDDE